The following nucleotide sequence is from uncultured Flavobacterium sp..
ATTAAATTATCTTAAAAAAGTGTAACATTTGATAATGAATAGAGTCTTATCTAAATAACAAAACGAAATTATTAACGTTTTCTTATCATAAATTACTTAATAAAAATGTTATTATTGTTTTAAAATTTCACAATATCATGATCGAAATCAAAGATTTACACAAGTCCTATACAATGGGAAGTTCAAAGCTACATGTGTTAAAAGGGATTAATTTTAATATTGCTGAAGGAGAATTAGTAGCGATTATGGGATCTTCAGGATCTGGTAAATCTACGCTTCTTAATATTTTAGGAATCCTTGATGAGGCCGATGCTGGTGATTATGTTTTAGATAAAACGCCTATTAAAAACTTAAATGAGACAATAGCGTCAAAATATAGAAATAAGTTTTTAGGATTTGTATTTCAGTCATTCAATTTAATAAATTATAAATCAGCACTTGATAATGTTGCCATGCCATTGTATTACCAAGGTATAAAAAGGAAGGAACGTTATGATATTGCAATGAAATATTTGGAGAAAGTGGGCTTAGGTTCTCATTCTCATCATTTACCAAATGAGCTTTCCGGGGGACAAAAACAGCGTGTTGCAATTGCAAGAGCATTGGCATCAAATCCAAAAGTTTTATTAGCAGATGAGCCAACAGGAGCTTTAGATACCAAAACTTCTTATGAGGTTATGGAGCTTATTCAAGGAATTAACGACGAAGGAAAGACTATTTTGATCGTTACACACGAACCTGATATTGCCGCTATGTGCAAAAGAAATGTGGTCCTGAAAGACGGATTAATTATCGATGATAAAATGGTAGAACAAGTTAGAGCTTCATCTTATGTTTAATATTGAGCGTTGGCAGGAAATCTTTGAGGCAATCTCAAAAAATCGGTTAAGAACATTTCTTACCGGAGTTTCTGTGGCTTCAGGTATTTTTATTCTTGTGATTTTGCTGGGTGCAGGTAAAGGACTTCAAAACGGAATTGAAAAACAATTTGAACGTGATGCCGCAGGGATTATTGAAGTTTGGTCAGGAACGACTACTAAGGAATATAAAGGGTTAAATCCCGGGAGACAAATTCAGTATAGAGACGGTGATTACAAACAATCTGTTAAGAAATTTGATGATAAGTTAGATCTAAGAGCATCGACTTATAATCATTGGGGAGCTCCATTTTCATATGGAAAAGAATCCGGAAGTTATCAATATAGAGGTGTTACTCCTGAATATGACGGAATTGAAAATTTAACGATAGTTCAAGGACGATATATAAATGATAAAGATTTGGCCAACAATGAAAAAGTGGCTTGTATTGGGATGAAAGTTAAAACGGATCTTTTTAAAGACAAAGATGCTATGGGTAAAGAGATCATTATCAATGGCATTAACTTTAAAGTGGTTGGAGTTTTTACTGATCCGGGAGGTGAAAGAGAAGAAACGAGAGCTTATTTACCGTTAACGACTGTGCAAAGAGCTTTTGGGAATGGAGATAAAATTAGCAATTTGTTTTTTACGATGAAAAAAACAGATAATTATGACGAAGCTCTGGCGCAATCTGAAAAATTCACGAAAGATTTAAAAGATTTGCTAAAGAGCAGAAACATGGTTGCTCCTGATGATGATGGAGGCGTTGGTGTTTATAATTCAGTTAAGGATGCTAAGCAATTTTATGACTTAAATCTTTATATCAGATTGTTCTTTTGGTGGGTTGGTATTTGTACCATTATTGCCGGTGTTGTTGGCGTAAGTAATATCATGCTTATCATCGTAAAAGAAAGAACGAAAGAAATTGGAATCAGAAAAGCTTTGGGGGCATCTCCGTTTTCAATTATTTCAATGATACTTCACGAGTCTATTTTTATTACGACAATTGCTGGTTTTGTGGGGTTGCTTGCAAGTTTATTATTGTTGGAATTTGTGGGACCGATGGTGCAAAGTGAATATTTTCAAAATCCTCAGGTAGATTTCAATGTGGCCTTAACGACACTTGCTTTACTTGTATTTGCAGGCGCAATGGCGGGATTTTTTCCAGCATACAGAGCGGCTAAAATTA
It contains:
- a CDS encoding ABC transporter ATP-binding protein, translated to MIEIKDLHKSYTMGSSKLHVLKGINFNIAEGELVAIMGSSGSGKSTLLNILGILDEADAGDYVLDKTPIKNLNETIASKYRNKFLGFVFQSFNLINYKSALDNVAMPLYYQGIKRKERYDIAMKYLEKVGLGSHSHHLPNELSGGQKQRVAIARALASNPKVLLADEPTGALDTKTSYEVMELIQGINDEGKTILIVTHEPDIAAMCKRNVVLKDGLIIDDKMVEQVRASSYV
- a CDS encoding ABC transporter permease, giving the protein MFNIERWQEIFEAISKNRLRTFLTGVSVASGIFILVILLGAGKGLQNGIEKQFERDAAGIIEVWSGTTTKEYKGLNPGRQIQYRDGDYKQSVKKFDDKLDLRASTYNHWGAPFSYGKESGSYQYRGVTPEYDGIENLTIVQGRYINDKDLANNEKVACIGMKVKTDLFKDKDAMGKEIIINGINFKVVGVFTDPGGEREETRAYLPLTTVQRAFGNGDKISNLFFTMKKTDNYDEALAQSEKFTKDLKDLLKSRNMVAPDDDGGVGVYNSVKDAKQFYDLNLYIRLFFWWVGICTIIAGVVGVSNIMLIIVKERTKEIGIRKALGASPFSIISMILHESIFITTIAGFVGLLASLLLLEFVGPMVQSEYFQNPQVDFNVALTTLALLVFAGAMAGFFPAYRAAKIKPIVALRDE